From Bacillota bacterium:
CTCTCTTTGACCTCCCACCATGCGGCGACGCCGAGGCGGTTTATAGCCCATTTAAGCTCTGTAAAACAGCTGTCCTTGAGCGTTCTAAAAACCTTTCTGACGACCAGAGTGTTTGCCTCCGGGTATCTCATCATATTGGTGATATACCATAGAGCAGTGGTTTTAGACTTCTTTGAGGCACGGCTGCCCTTGCATACCCTGTATCTTCCTTTAAAGCGCCAATAGGTGCCATAACCCTTGCCGACTATTTCAGGCAGCTTGACTTTAATCTTCAAGGTCATCCGCCCCGGATATAACAACAGGAACGGGACCTTCCAGCTTCAGTTTGTCGCTGAACATCCCCAGATGCCGCCCAAGCAGTTCAAGCGCCTTGATCTTGTCATAGGTCTTTACCTCACGTTCTGTGATGTTACCGTCTTCAGAGGGTATAACCTTGACTTTTACGGAAGCGAGACAAGCTGTATCCTCACGGTTTGCGTCCCCCCGGATAGTGGCTTCATTCATATCGATCACATCGGCAGGGTTTAGAAAAGCAATCTTCGCAAGCTCTTCGATAACTCTCTCCTGGTTTATGCCTGTGCGCCTGCTTCTTTCGCTGAGTGCCTTTTGGATAGCGTCTGATACACTAACTTTCGCTAAGTTCTGCGCTCCCTGCTCGTTTGCGGTTTTAGGTGAATAACCGGCACGGATAGCGGCCTGCGTAGCATTCAGATCTATCAGATATTCTTCTACAAAACGCTGCTGCTTCGCAGTCAGCATCATCACATCACCGCCTTTCAGTCAATTAAAAAACCGCCCTTTCGGACGGTTCATATTAATACAGTTTATATATTATCACATATTTTCGGGACAAAAGGGACAACTTATATGTTTTTCGTAAATCTGTATACCGCCTTCTTGATGCTGTCCTCGGTATTGCCCCCGCCTATCTCCATCGCTATCTGATACCACTTCATGCCGTTGATATACCGCAGGCGCATGATAAGCCTAAGCCTGCTGTCGTTTATCCCGTTTATATATCTTTCAAGACGCCCGCGCTCGATCTGTATTTTTAATAAATTAAGCTCAACAATGTTCTGCAGGTCTGCGATTTCTGCTAATAATAAGTCACGGTCCTTTCCGTTTCCTCTCGGCATGCCTGTGATCATAGTGGTGCATTTATTTGCCGCTGTCTGCAGTTCCTTTAGCCTGTTTTGCTGCTGCTCGACTTCCCTGTTCAAGTAATAAAGCTGAG
This genomic window contains:
- a CDS encoding terminase small subunit, which translates into the protein MTAKQQRFVEEYLIDLNATQAAIRAGYSPKTANEQGAQNLAKVSVSDAIQKALSERSRRTGINQERVIEELAKIAFLNPADVIDMNEATIRGDANREDTACLASVKVKVIPSEDGNITEREVKTYDKIKALELLGRHLGMFSDKLKLEGPVPVVISGADDLED